The Microcebus murinus isolate Inina chromosome 1, M.murinus_Inina_mat1.0, whole genome shotgun sequence genome includes a region encoding these proteins:
- the LOC105855831 gene encoding 5-hydroxytryptamine receptor 3C gives MEMGWSARQGVLLCLTVSLLLPGRGDTFTINCSGFNLHGVNPAAFQAVFDKKPFRPVINYSVPTHVNVSFTLSAILEVDAQLQLLTSFLWMNLIWDNPFISWNPEECVGLKKLTIAAENLWLPDIFIMESMDEDETPSGLTAYVSSEGRIKYDKPMRVTSICNLDIFYFPFDQQNCTFTFTSFLYTVDSMLLGMDKEVWEITDTSRNVIRTQGEWELLGINKASPKMLVGDNLYDQIMFYVAIRRRPSLYIVNLLVPSGFLVAIDALSFYLPAESEIRAPFKITLLLGYNVFLLMMNDLLPSSGTPLISVYFALCLSLMVLSLLETVFITYLLHLATTQPPPMPEWLHSLLLHCTGPRKCCPTASHKGNEGLGLPPAQLPGLKEPVELVEKSLGPGEAQAAGGSGWTRAQREQEAQKQHRVELWVQFSHMMDTLLFRLYLLFMASSILTVIGLWNT, from the exons ATGGAAATGGGGTGGTCTGCAAGGCAGGGAGTCCTGCTCTGCCTCACCGTCAGCCTTCTGCTTCCAG GAAGAGGCGACACTTTCACCATCAATTGCTCAGGCTTTAACCTGCATGGGGTGAACCCTGCTGCCTTCCAAGCAGTGTTTGACAAAAAGCCCTTCCGTCCAGTCATCAACTACAGTGTCCCCACTCACGTCAACGTCTCCTTCACCTTGTCTGCCATCCTGGAAGTG GATGCACAGCTCCAGCTGCTGACATCATTCCTGTGGATGAATTTG ATATGGGACAATCCTTTCATCAGCTGGAACCCAGAAGAGTGTGTTGGCCTCAAAAAACTCACGATAGCAGCTGAAAACCTGTGGCTCCCAGACATCTTCATCATGGAATC CATGGATGAGGATGAGACGCCTTCGGGTCTCACTGCCTATGTCAGCAGTGAAGGCCGCATAAAGTACGATAAGCCAATGAGGGTGACTAGTATCTGTAACCTGGACATCTTCTACTTCCCTTTTGACCAACAGAACTGTACCTTCACCTTCACTTCTTTCCTCTACACAG TGGATAGCATGCTCCTGGGCATGGACAAGGAAGTGTGGGAGATAACAGACACATCTCGTAACGTCATCCGCACCCAGGGAGAGTGGGAGCTCCTGGGCATCAACAAGGCCTCCCCAAAGATGTTGGTGGGAGACAACCTGTATGACCAGATCATGTTCTAC GTGGCCATCAGGCGCAGGCCCAGCCTCTATATCGTAAACCTCCTGGTGCCCAGTGGCTTTCTGGTTGCCATCGACGCCCTCAGCTTCTACCTACCAGCAGAGAGCGAGATTCGCGCCCCATTCAAGATAACCCTTCTGCTGGGCTACAACGTCTTCCTGCTAATGATGAATGACTTACTCCCCTCCAGTGGCACCCCACTCATCA GTGTCTACTTTGCCCTGTGCCTGTCGCTGATGGTGCTCAGCCTGCTAGAGACCGTCTTCATCACCTACCTGCTGCACCTGGCCaccacccagcccccacccatgCCGGAGTGGCTCCACTCCCTGCTGCTGCACTGCACCGGCCCAAGGAAATGCTGCCCCACTGCGTCCCACAAAGGGAACGAGGGCCTGGGTCTCCCCCCAGCCCAGCTGCCTG GCCTGAAGGAGCCAGTAGAGTTGGTGGAGAAGTCGCTAGGCCCTGGAGAGGCACAGGCGGCTGGGGGTTCAGGATGGACAAGGGCCCAGCGGGAGCAGGAGGCCCAGAAGCAGCACAGGGTGGAGCTGTGGGTGCAGTTCAGCCACATGATGGACACCCTGCTCTTCCGCCTCTACCTGCTCTTCATGGCCTCCTCCATCCTCACTGTCATCGGCCTCTGGAACACCTAG